TGGGCATGGCGGTCGTGGCGACGGCGCTCCTGGGCGCGGCCTTCGACTGGGTGCTCACCTCCGCCTACCAGGCGCAGACGAAAGCCGGACACCGCACGGACTTCTGGGGCAGTCGCGGCGGCTTCCGCGGCGGCCCGTGGATGGGGGGCGGCTTCGGCGGTGGTGGAGGCGGCGGCGGGTTCGGGGGGTTCGGCGGCGGAGGCTCCGGAGGCGGCGGCGCCAGCGGGAAGTGGTGAAGCCAGAGTTGGGGACTGCTCCGCTTTCCTTCGCGCTTCTCTCGCGCTACAATAGTCTTTTGCCATGCTAGTGAAGGAACGCATCGCCCAACTGGTGCAGGCCGCCGCCACGGAGGCGGTCCAACGTGGCCTGCTGCCCTCCATCTCCCTGCCGGACGTCCTCATCCAGCAGCCCCAGAACCCGGAGCACGGCGATTACGCCACCAACGTGGCGCTCAAGTTAGCGCGCGCCGCCCGCAAAAGCCCCCTTGAGATCGCCAGGACGCTCGCCGACACCATGCCCCAGGCCGACGAAATCGCGGAAACCCGCGTCGCGCCGCCCGGCTTCATCAACTTCGTCCTCTCCGACGCCTGGCTGAAACGCCAGGTGGTGGAAGTCCTTTCCGCGGGTGACGACTTCGGCAGTTCCACCACGGGCGCCGGACAGAGCGTGCAGGTGGAGTTCGTCAGCGCCAATCCCACCGGCCCCATCCACGTGGGCCACGGGCGCGGCGCCGTCCTGGGAAGCACGCTGGCCAACGTCCTTAGCGCCGCGGGCTACAACGTCCAGCGCGAGTACTACATCAACGACGCGGGCAGCCAGATTGAGGCGTTCCGCCGCAGCCTGTGGGCGCGCTACCAGCAGGCCCTGGGCGTCCCGGCCGAGATGCCCGCCGAAGGCTACGTGGGCGCGTACATGGTGGAGCTAGGCCAGGCGATGGCCGGGGAGCACGGACGCCGCTTCTTGGAGATGCCCGAAGAGCAGGGCCGGGAAACGCTCGGCGAAATTGGGCTTCAGAAGATGCTTGCGGAGATCCGCCAGGACCTGGCCCGCCTGAGCGTGGACTTCGACGTGTGGTTCAGCGAGCGGACGCTCTTCTCCGCCGGGCAGTACGACCGCGCGCTGCGCCTCCTGCGGGAGCGCAACGTCGTGCGGGAGAAGGAGGGCGCCCTGTGGTTCGCCTCCACCGCGCTGGGCGACGACAAGGACGCGGTGCTGGTGCGGAGCAGCGGCCTGCCCACCTACTTCGCCTCGGACGTGGCGTACCACTACAACAAGTTCGTGGAGCGCCATTTCCAGCGCGTCATCAACATCTGGGGCGCCGACCACCAGGGCCACGTGCCGCGCATGAAGGCGGTGGTGAGCGCCCTGGGCGTCGAGCCGTCGCGCCTGGAAGTCGTCATCTCCCAACTGGTGACGTTGAAGCGCGGCGACCAGACCCTGCGCCTCTCCAAGCGCACCGGCGACATCATCACCCTGCGCGAGGTGCTGGACGAGGTCGGCCCGGACGCCTGCCGCTACTTCTTCCTGACGCACTCGGCGGACAGCCAGATGGACTTTGACCTGGAGCTGGCCAAGAAGCAGTCCCAGGACAACCCGGTGTACTACGTGCAGTACGCGCACGCCCGCATCCACAGCATCCTGCGCAACGCCGCGGAACAGCATATCGCCTACGTTGACGGCGACGTGCAGCTTCTGCGCGACCCGGCGGAAATGGCGCTCGTCCGCAAGATGCTGCTGCTGCCGGAGCTGATCGAGGATGCCGCGCTCTCCCTGGAGCCGCACCGCCTGCCGCACTACGCGCACGAGCTGGCGACAGCCTTCCACGGGTTCTACCAGAACTGCCGGGTCATCTCGCCGGACCCCGCGCTGACCGCGGCGCGGCTGAAGCTGGTGGACGCCTGCCGCATCGTCCTGGCGCGCACGCTGAAGCTGATGGGCATGAGCGCGCCGGAGCGGATGTAACAGGGCCGGGCAGTACGGCCTGTCCCGCCCGGCGGGTGACTCCACCCTGCCGCCTCCTCTCAAAATACAAGGGCAACGCAAAGCCTGACTGGCCTTGCGCTGCCCTGACTAACCAAGCAGGTATGTCTCTGAAGCGCCAGGTTGCGAGGGAGCCCTATTCAACAATCAGTGTGGTTTTCATCCCCGCCTCGTAGTGACCAGGGGCGAAACACCCAATCTCCCACGTGCCCTTCGCCGTTTCTGGGATTTTGACCCTTATCCAAGCGT
This Dehalococcoidia bacterium DNA region includes the following protein-coding sequences:
- the argS gene encoding arginine--tRNA ligase; its protein translation is MLVKERIAQLVQAAATEAVQRGLLPSISLPDVLIQQPQNPEHGDYATNVALKLARAARKSPLEIARTLADTMPQADEIAETRVAPPGFINFVLSDAWLKRQVVEVLSAGDDFGSSTTGAGQSVQVEFVSANPTGPIHVGHGRGAVLGSTLANVLSAAGYNVQREYYINDAGSQIEAFRRSLWARYQQALGVPAEMPAEGYVGAYMVELGQAMAGEHGRRFLEMPEEQGRETLGEIGLQKMLAEIRQDLARLSVDFDVWFSERTLFSAGQYDRALRLLRERNVVREKEGALWFASTALGDDKDAVLVRSSGLPTYFASDVAYHYNKFVERHFQRVINIWGADHQGHVPRMKAVVSALGVEPSRLEVVISQLVTLKRGDQTLRLSKRTGDIITLREVLDEVGPDACRYFFLTHSADSQMDFDLELAKKQSQDNPVYYVQYAHARIHSILRNAAEQHIAYVDGDVQLLRDPAEMALVRKMLLLPELIEDAALSLEPHRLPHYAHELATAFHGFYQNCRVISPDPALTAARLKLVDACRIVLARTLKLMGMSAPERM